The window AGATGACCTCTAATTACACTGGCCTTTGTGTCACTGCCGATTAAAACATACATTCTGGTGCCCACTAAGAAACCCTAGGAACCACAGTGAGAATCCAGCTCTCAAGTCGGTAGCTACGACAACCTCACCCATTAGTGTGGTCTTCTGTGTTTCCCTCGCTAGGTTCGTTAAGGAGAAAAGACCCACCATCTCCCCCAACTTCAACTTCCTGGGACAGCTTCTGGACTTTGAGAAGAAGATCAAAAGTCCCCAGGAGCCTGAGGCCAAGCTGAAGGTCCTCCAATCAGAGGAGGCCGCTGAGCCCCCCGTGGACCAGCAAGAGGGGGTTGGGGACCCCCAGGAGCCAACGGACCTTGCGGAGCTCCTGGGCCCCCAGGAGCCCCCAGTCCCCCTGGAGCTGTCCATGTTGGAGCCCCTGACCCTGCCTTGCGTGCTGGCTGACCTCCCGGAAGACCATCTCCTGGCCCAGGCCCTCTGtagcctgcagctgcctgaaggctCTGAGGACAGCGCCAGGCTCAAGCGCTCCTTCTCCCTGGACATCAAGTCGTACGGGGAGCCGGGGAGCAGCGTCCCCCTGCGGGCGTTCGTCCCTCACCCTGGAGCAGGGGACGCCCAGGAGTACTACAAACCGTCCGCTTTCAAGGAGCCCGCCAGCAAGCCCTGCCAGTTCTCCCCAGTGGAAGAGGTGTCAGAGCAGTCCACCCCGGAGCAGAGCCCCGACAAGGAGCAGGTGGACGGCCCAGCCCCGGTCACCCCTGCTGCCCCTACCACCTCCAGCACCGCCAAGCTGCCCAGCGCCCCCaagcctccacccccacctctcagctgctcccaccagctccaccgcagcggcagcatggaggagagCCCCCACACTACCAGCTTTCTGCTGGGCCTGTCCCGGAGCCAGCAGCAACTGGCCAAGCCCGGCCCGGGCGGAGGGGCCCTGAAGGGCTGGCACTCGGACATCCTGCTGGGGCCCGTCACCGTCTCCACGTCCTCCCTGGCCGGCGGCTGGTACCTCTCCTCCGAGTCCACGCGCTTCTACTCCACCTCGGCCATCCTCAGCGGCGGCGGCTACGCGGCGTACAGCTGCAGCCAGGGCTTCGAGGCGGTGCGGCGGCGCGGGCGGCAGAAGAGCGGCGACCGGGGCGACTCGCGGCGGAGCTGGCACGAGGAGAGCACCTTCGAGAAGCAGCTGAAGCGCCGCAGCTGCCAGATGGAGTTCGGGGACGGGATGTCGGAGAGCCGCTCCAGGGAGGAGCTGGGGAAGGTGGGCAGCCAGTCGAGCTTCTCGGGCAGCATGGAGATCATCGAGGTGTCCTGAGGGGGCGCACGGAGAGACGGGAACGTCTTGTACACTGTGTGCCTccaacctccaccccctcacccaaaTCCTCCTGAAAGATTTGGTCAAATTCGAAGATCACTCCCTCATTGCGTTGGGAATGAACTTTGCGTTTTTTTGGACCCAACCAACAATATATATCCCACATGGGACACAACCTTGAACTGGTCTTGTGGCGCTTTTGTGTACTTTTCGTTTTTGCCGACAGTTGGCCATAAATGTAGTAGAGTGCTTAACTCGGACTTGGAGCAGCTGTGTGTTACTGAATGTGACGAAGCGGACCCACACAGCCACGTACACGTACTGTACACTCTTAGACTGTTGTTTCACTGAGGACTGAGCGTTCGGTAGATATTTCTTGGACTTGAGGATGAGTGGTGCTCATCCtatgtttgtttttcattttctttcatTCTCATGGGCCTTAGACGTCTGCCAGATCTTGTTCTTATCAACCCGGGGCCTTACACGAAGCACGGCGTCGAACTGGATCTGAAACATTAACTTTtcgtcttctcctctcctgatgGCGTCAACGTTTAAACTGTCCAGTACCTCACAGATACAAATTTGAGGGTTCCTTTTAATcgtgatcttttttttttttatgtgtctaGCTCATTGACAATTGAAATCTCAGGTCTCATTTGAGCAGCAGAAAAGACTATTGATCAGTTCCCGTGAATGATGAGAAAGGTTATGGATTTGTCTGAAAGGGTTTTTGAAAGAAGGAAAGGTTTAACGGTTGAAATGCCTGTGCTGAAAGCTTTCAATATTTCCCGCCATTCGCAACTGTCCTGCGATCAGTTTCGCCCTCCCTGACACAAGCGACTTCAATGTGCTGCGGAGGACTGCTGCTGATCCAGGACgtgttgttattggtggtagGTAAGAGGTATATGAGGACAGGAGTCCTACAGGTAGAAAGTTGGATAAGAAAGTTCTCTTACTGAGAAAGAGGCTGGAACTCTTGTTCGAAACATCGTAGCTGCGTCCGATGGCATCATGCCTACAAGCAGCGGTGAAGATGGCAAAGGATTGTTTTATAGAAGACTACATTAAACGAAGATAGGGTTATAGAAAGTTAATGCCTCGGTCAGATCACTCACAGACGAGGATTTGTCTATCCTAGACATttaatattgcactattgtggTTCGAGAATGGTTTTtgttgagaaaaaaaagaaaagtattgTAACAGTTAGCTTTTGGTTTTACGAGCAAATTGGTGGCCATTTTAAGAGAATGATGCTGTGCTTCTGAGTGTGAATGTGCAAGTATGTTTGATGCCCACAAGCTAGCAGATCCGAAAGCTCAAATAGGTTGGTGTTCAACAGGAACCTTTACACTTTTACAACTGCTTGCTTTAAGGTGATACATTACCGCAACAGTTTTGTTTCCTCATAGCAAATACTAAATGTCTTTAGACGCAGAGAGGGTAAACAACAAATAAGACGCAAGATACGGAACGTTGTACAAAGAAACGGTATTCCGCGATGCGTACGGCGGCTCTGCAGTACGAGAAACACCTTGATCTTTTCTGTTGAATGCCTTGTCCTGGAGAGGTTTGGAGTGAGTTGGCTGCCTTGCGCAGTGATGGTGAAGGAGGACAGCTTGTCTTGCTGTTGTTGGCCTTCCCACAACTTGGTTGTGCAGTCAAACAAGTCACTCAATACATGTGACACAGAGGAaagggttgtttttttttaaagagagaAATAAGGTGTCCGTAcaccatcctctctttctctggacaTCTTATTTACagaactccaccccccccccccccctttaatcTGATTGGGTGAGAGTAGCCTTGGCTCTAATTggttttgagtgacttttttTGTTCCAAAGTCCTAGTCCCACCCCCCTACTCCCTGTCTAGACAGAACCATGTTCTAACCCTTCTCACCCCCTCTGTTCTACTCCTacaccttcctctgtgtgtgacaAGCTGGACCGAATGGCAAGTCTTATGATATCATTAGATCAGATCAAGTTTAGGCCCTTGGGGATGGATTTGACGGATTGTCGTGCGTCGAGTTAGCATTGTATGAATCGGACAAGTATTTTAGGCCGAAGGTTCTGGGATTGGCAGCTGGGGCTTGAGGTAAGATGGAGTGGAGGAATATCAGTTCCCAGGCTATGTGGGTTGCCTTCATCCCATCCTCAGACCACTCTGGGATCAGTAAACTGTACTCCTGGCTTTGTACACATCCTTCCTGTATTAGGAGTGTGGTGCTGGTCATCTGTTAGGGCAGTATTATTTCCTGCACTTACATCCAACAAGTGTTGACTGATGGTCGGCCCAATGATTGTGGAGCTACCCCTGTAGGCAGGTAGCGTGGGACGGATAATTGGgaaaggaagtgatgtcatgggGATGGCATGCTTCGAATTGAGTGATTGACAAGTTCAGGAAAACTACGAGGCAGTTTTAAGCCTCTGGAGAGGGTGACCTCAAAACCACCTCTCTGGTCCCAAACCGCTTCACTTCCTCTTGTGCCTTTTTAAATCTAGTGTGTGATGCTGGTATGCTTCTCTCACCTGTTTTTGTATGATTTTATTCGATTTCTCTCGTTTTTTTCTACAGAAGAATGGTTTTTTTGAATTGCAAAGTAGCATGTTTGTACGTTTTGAAGTTATCTCCAAAGCTGTGAAATATACCGGTATATGGAATATCAGATGTAAACTCAACTGTAGAGGGATATATCATAAATGGGTTTGTGGCAACCATGTCACAGTTAGCAAGATGACGATTTGTCAACTTTTCGGGAGCTGATTCTACCCTAGTAATTGGTTTGTTGGAATTTAAAACGATGATTCCAAACTTCTATATTTTCTATCCAATAGATATTAAAGCCATTGATTAGCTACTGGATTACTGGATTTGTAAAGGACTTACAGTATGATATTAGATAAAAGATGGTacctgtgtgaatatgtgtgcaaGTAGGCCTGTGGCGTTGTGTGAGAACATAGTTAGCTTTACTTTTGACAATGTGCACAGTTGTATGAAGTTATAATGCATTAGATGTATGATGACTGTTGAAATAAAATCTGAAACGGTACTCAAGTTGCGCTTATTttttgtctgcttcatttgatatgCAATTAGTTTGCACCATAAAAGGAAAATGCATATTCCTCTGTTTACAGAATGAAATTAACCTAGTGTAAAAGTGAATTTACCCCCATTTAAATAACCAATGTGCTGGAAACCCAAATCCGAGTTTCTATAAATGGGCAACACATTGATATGACAATCTGACCAAGACTTCTCTGATTCAACACAGTTGTTTGTGAGTGTACTCAACCTTACTGTGTGAATAACAACTGTAAAAGATTGAGATTCAGGTTGTAGAAATGACAAACAGGTACAGATGGTTGTCTTCATGACCGCAGAAGTAGGCCTTGTTCTAGAGATGCAGAGACGTGTCCCTTGCACCAGGGTAGATACAGGTGACCTCTACCACTATCACCACTACCATATCTAAGGGTGCATGTTCAACGTCATCCAATGATAGGCTGTGGGAGTAGGGGCCATTTGATCCTACAGCTGTTGCTAAGTGCCATGAGCTCTTTCTTCTCCAGCAACCCAGATGCCAGATTTAAATCCTAGTAGGGGGTGCAGGTTATTTTTGATCCAAACCAATTGCAGTGTAGGAGGAGGTAACAGTTGAAGTACGCTCGTATGACTTGCCTCCAGATAGGGACTCGGTTGGGAAAGATCTCTCAAGCACCAAAAGCAATCAACAGAAAAGCAACATGAGTGCTAGTACATCCTTCAGACCCTCTCTGTAGATTCCAGGGAAGATTGGTCATATTTTCACCAGAAGACACATCCCTGGTTTCAGGCTATGACTAAAGCAGAAAAAACACAGTCAGGTGACAAACATGaatccttgtattgtttttttttttttataacgttGGGTTGTGTATCAAAAAGCATCAACACCTGTCGAAATGTTGACTCCTTGCGTGGGACCACAGGATATAAAAACTGAAAACGACTAATGTTTTACGGTGTAAGGGTGACCTCAAGTGGACTTGGATTATAATGACACATGTAGTCGGACTGAACAAATGTACTAATGTACTCCATTCTCGGGAAGACAATACATTTCTATCAACATATGTAGGTGGTGGACTGTTTAATTCTCATACAAAGcacatctttttttaaatgaacgCTTTGAAGAAGAATAGGATCTAAAAGAACAGAACAGAAGCATTCATTTACTTTCTCTCTAGTAGTACCTCTCTTTTGTACTCAGGCTTTGAGCGCTTCATATTTAAATCTGCTTTTATAGCTACACATGCCCATACACCCCACTATTTACAACTTTCTCAAAACATTCATAATTTTTCTCTTTCTATGAATCAAATCTACCTATAGATGTAAATCCTTAATTTTCCATTTCAGTCTTGAGTGTCTTCTACACCTTCACCATAGTATTATTCTACATGATGGCAACATGAACCTACACaatctgcacaatgacaccttgccacattgcaatttgcactatttgtatcttttttactatttgtattttttgtactaTCTGTATTTTTAGATTGTAAATTATGGttactttatattttatattttatttttattctaaatccccttagtattagctagactttgttccttttgtataggtagaccacatatttaagttttaagattcctatatgtttaatgtatgcaccttcctgccaaagtaaattacttgtctgtgcaaactttcatggcgattaaaaccctttctgattctgattcataaGATCACTCTTAACATTTCGCCATTCATGGGAATGGCAGGTGCGCAAACGAACTCATTGCGGTAGAGGGCGTCAGTGACTTTTCAGTGACCGTTGGCGAGGGTGAGTGTTGGAGAGGTAGGAACGAGAAGAGCTGAGAAGAGGCAGACCCGAATAGTAGCCAGAAATCCACAACACGTTTGGAAGTCTAGTCACATTTTCTTAACGCTTTGGTCTGTATTCCTGCTAATTATCATCCCACTTGTGCCAGCCGGTTCGCAACTTTTTGCGCCCACCTGGCGCTTTTCAAACATTTTCTGCGGTCAAGAAGAATCTTGGTGACAGACTGTCGAGGTGATCATTAAATAACCGACTTCACCGCATTTTATCCATCACAGAGGAAAATTGCCGTCAGTTTGTGCCATGTGGTAACACATAAGGGTTGTGTGAAGCCAACCTTTGCAGGTAAGGCatcgtttttttttaaactttcaaCAATAAAACGCAATCCTTATTTAGTTATCTTACAACTATTTCTCCTAATGCACGGTGATAACATATATCGACCAGGTGCAGTGTAGGCTACTATAAACCCTCAGTTAAATGATCTTGATGGATTGATTTATTGACTCAATTGAGTCCTCTTGAGTAGGCTACTGTCTAGAGTTCAGTCGCACAATTGTTTGTAAACGATGGGGCGAACATATACCGTTGCACTGTAAACTTGATCCGCTATGGAAGGTAGGCTAGTGTACCAACGGAGGTGAAGTGCCACACCTGCCCGCATTGGTTACCATACGACTCGATACTCCAAATGTATTGATACTACTGCCTCTTCCACTTAAGCAATGTGGCATACATTATGTGCAGTAGGCTACATCAGGTtttcaaaaatatataattgttGTTCAAATCATTGAATCAAAAGtggaaaatcttaaaataaatCGGACTGCACATAGCCATTTGGTCTGGATGCCACGTTAAACTGATTATCGTGTGTAGAGCTTGAAATATTAGTGTTGATAATGAGCATTTTACCAGCGCTCGACGCTGCGGTCctttgtttgggttactgtcttGGGAACGTCATTCCCTTGACATAAGAAGGGTGGTCTCTATTTTTAAAGCGGGGTTAAAGGAAGGTCTCCCCTGCTTATCATTGATTTTACATTCAATCTTAAAAACTAAAAGCTTCTTTGTTTCAGTCAAGCTGGCTTGAACGTTGGCATGAAGAATAATTGTTTATATCCTATGAATTTCAACGgaaatgagaaaataatatCTTACATCTCATTCAAAATGTTAACTGTTTTTGAGGGAGGGAACTGTTGAAACCCATTTCATACTATGTACCTGTGTTTTGGAGTCTGGAGCACCATGGTCATACAGTGCATGCACCCCTGCAGGTGACTTTGAATGCCAAAGACAAcatttaccttttttttttatctttctttAATTTTCCTCTCAGGTGCATGGCACCACTCTTAGCAATGAAATGTCAAATGGTCTCTGGAACCCATGTCAGTAATACTCAATACGAACTAGTTTTGGTATCGCAAGTCACTATCATCTCTACTGAATTGCAGCCCCCTTCCTCATTTGCAACCATGCATCAGGCCCATGACTGTAAAGGCAGTGAGTGGTTAACAGTTTTAATAGGCAGGCCAGCTCATTATATCATATCTCTAGTGACCTGGCTCAGTAATTGGTGTTTTGAGCAGTTTAAGGTCCCTCAGGTAAAGGGGTAACACTGAAGCCATGTTATGCAACCATTTTAAATTCATCTCTGAGCTGTATCTCAACTGGATGTTTGTGGGTGGAATTTTGTTGACGTGGGTGTGGGGACATGTGTAGCTATTCGAGTGGGCAAAAAGTATCTTCATCTTTAAGTAAAGTGGTGTCTGCACCTTGGAAAACAAGACCATTTGTGCTGATGTGGGATTCCTTGAGACCTTTAAACCAAAGATTGTGTAATCGATTATCTGCTCCCAGAGTCGACCCATATTCTGTAATGGAGAACAGCAAAGGCAGTTGGAATGGTTAGATCTCCACATTTGTTGCCAGAAACTGAGCTATCAACACAGCTAGCGACACACAGCTGCATCTGACTGGTCATTATCAGCTGGGAACCCAAATGACCTTGTGAACGTTCTCTTTGGCCACCATCCCTGGGTTCAGCAAGAGAGGCCTATTTTGGGAGTTCCCAGCCTGGGTCTTCTCTGCTTTTGACAACATTTGCCAGAAGAACCTTCTCCCTGGTGAGCTCTAATATGTTGGCTAAGTAGGATGTTTACCATGAAGGCCAAATGATCTCCCTCCCTGGGTAAGATGATTTGTGTTGATTTTAAGTACCGGTGTGAAAGCGACCTTGATGGTTATTAGCTTGGTCCTGTGTTTCCAGATCTTCTAATTAGAGCACTGAAATATAGCTTAGTTTTTTGGGGGTTAGGTTTTCTCATCAGATATAATCTAAGTGTCAACTAGATGACAGCTCCACCTGTCTGCTTAGCTGAGGATGTTTGAGTGTGCTCTataatggtgtatttatttacttGAACATCATGTCTAGCTTTTTGAACTCCCAATCCTGGGGTTGAGAGATCATGCTGGCTGGTTGTTTTTGAGGAATCAATTAAACATAGCTTTTCTGGGCTCAATTAACAGTGGAGCAGAGGAGCCCCAGGGTATTAGCTAGGGAGTAGCAGGGCTTAGTTGGAGTTTACTGATGGAACAGATGGTACCAGGAAGAGTTGTGTATGGTGTGGACAATGGCTCAACGCAATCTGGCTTTGGGGAGAAAAGTGTTCATGAGGACGGCATGGGCTATTTCTGAGAAATAAAGCAGGTTGAAGATGAGCTGaaactttttttatttcttctctctcctggaaTGCATTTTGGAATTACTAGCCTAGAACTGAAGTTAATGAAAAGCACGTGTTTTATTGAGTCAATCTAATGCAAGTCCAAGTAGACTCTCATATGCATAAAGATCTCCATCGGCACCATGTTTAATGACATAAAGCCGTGTTCAGACCTGTGCGCTGTAGTAGTGGTGATCTGGTGCAATACCCAATCATGGGACCAACAACGTCTCGTTAAGAAGATCAGCACGTCTATCAGTAGATTGTCCGGAGTCATGTTACTGTGGGAGACTGTGTCCACCACAGGGTCAATGACACGGCCAGAGTGACAGATGTCTAGCCCGCCCCCACAGCTTAAGGGCTCAAGTCACTTCATGATCAAGGATTCCcccattatttgtattattcctTTCTTGTGGTGATGTACAGTAAACTTTACATTTGATCAAAGTTGTGTAATGATTTGGAACCATTTCTGTAGCCGTCAGTCCAGCCTATGAACGCTGGTTTTCTGCTTGTCCACTGATCATGTGGTATTATGTGTCAAAGGTTCAAAAGGCTTAGTGCCAATACAATACTGCTGACTGCTTTGCAAGTAGACCACCAGTAATGCTTCTTTCACTCTGTGTATCCAGTCGTTTAATCTTGTGGTGTTTAAACAAGaacttgtgtatttgtgtataccGTGTATTTGTTGGCGGGGCCTGTGGTTGGTCATGTGGGAGTTctattggctgtgtgtgtgtggggggggggggggggggagggttcaaAAGGTTTCCTCTTTTCCCTTATCACTTCAGAACTTACGGTCTTCATTGTCTTGCATTCCAAGGTACCACCGTGTGCCAGGTAGTGAGGGGTTTGCTGCACTGTCCTCCTTTTGTTCTTTGaattcctcttcctcttggccATTGTCTGACTAGACCTGGGTTATAAGGGGAAGCTCAATGGTTCCTCAAATAGCCAAATGATATGTTTTGCAGAGATGTGGGCAGGTACTAAGTGGAGCTACATTTAGCCTACCTCTGGAAGATTTAATCAATGCTAATCCTTTAGCTTGTATCACAAAGGTCTGTAGTTGTTTGATTTCCCCTTGTTGGCTCGTTTTAAAGCCGGAAGACCTCAACCATTATATCATTAGCATCGGCAGTGCTAAATGAAAATTGAATCCCACTGCAAAAATAAAATGGATAGAATTGACTTGCCCAACTTTGTCTCTAAGGAATCTGTGCAGACTCTGTCCATAAGGACATTTAAATGGATTGCTTGCCAATCCTCCTTCGCTCACTCTTTTTTGTTGCTTCCTCCCGGGGCCCACAAGGTCCTCTGTCATTTCAGTAATCTATCGTTTCTCGTCCTAACTATCGAGGTAGTCTGGTTCTTCTGCTTGGCCCCATTGTCCTCAGTTCTCCATTATGGTCCTGTGATGTGTGTCATCATTCTGCTCCTCCTCAGATTGTAGAGTGCCTTGTTGGCACAGTGCTGTGGCCCATACTGTCCATACGACACTCTGATTATTGTAGAGAGAGCAGTGCAGTGCTGACTTACGTTCTCAAAATAGAAGGAAAGACAGGAAATTATCAGTGGGAAAATAATTAGGGAAATTTCTTAGGGGTGTTTGTAAGTTCCATTTCTTAGACAAACAGGAACTAAAGCATTTGGGAACAAGACATTAGCATCTAGCTAATGTtgacacagagctgctctcgcTCGGCCTGGGTTAGGGGAGACTGCCAGTGGTAACACACTGGTTCTTTTATGCTTTCGTCCTTCAGGCGGTGCCCTGCTTTTGTCCTCTGGGCCACTGTGCCAGGCCTCCAGCCATGCCAGCCTTccagggggtagggagggagggagcaggtacTCTGTAGCCCTTAACCGATCCTGGATGAAGTATCTCGGTCATTACACTGACTAGTTCCTTTGAGAGGCTTTGAGATGTAGCAGGTCCGATAGCAAAGGCTTGGAAGTGAAGTGCGTGGCTTCCAATAGTGTGGACACGCATGTCTACGGCTGATCTAAGTGGGTGTCTCGTCAACTCGTTCCGATTCTAGAGGGGCAT of the Osmerus mordax isolate fOsmMor3 chromosome 17, fOsmMor3.pri, whole genome shotgun sequence genome contains:
- the dusp16 gene encoding dual specificity protein phosphatase 16, with protein sequence MSECPAGTPVGPGGGAGFGAGAVRPIGAEGLVSLLEGGLDRVLLIDSRPFVDYNCSHILEAVNVNCSKLMKRRLQQDKVQIAELLQHSAKKKLELQGGQEVVVYDQSSSDPSSLASEAFLSVLLAKLERSFPSVHLLSGGFAEFSHHFPGLCEGKSTLVPSCISQPCLPVTNVGPTRILPHLYLGCQRDVLNKELMQQNDIAYVLNASNTCPKPDFIPESHFLRVPVNDSFCEKILPWLDRSVEFIEKAKVSNARVLVHCLAGISRSATIAIAYIMKRMDMSLDEAYRFVKEKRPTISPNFNFLGQLLDFEKKIKSPQEPEAKLKVLQSEEAAEPPVDQQEGVGDPQEPTDLAELLGPQEPPVPLELSMLEPLTLPCVLADLPEDHLLAQALCSLQLPEGSEDSARLKRSFSLDIKSYGEPGSSVPLRAFVPHPGAGDAQEYYKPSAFKEPASKPCQFSPVEEVSEQSTPEQSPDKEQVDGPAPVTPAAPTTSSTAKLPSAPKPPPPPLSCSHQLHRSGSMEESPHTTSFLLGLSRSQQQLAKPGPGGGALKGWHSDILLGPVTVSTSSLAGGWYLSSESTRFYSTSAILSGGGYAAYSCSQGFEAVRRRGRQKSGDRGDSRRSWHEESTFEKQLKRRSCQMEFGDGMSESRSREELGKVGSQSSFSGSMEIIEVS